A region of Candidatus Pacearchaeota archaeon DNA encodes the following proteins:
- a CDS encoding polysaccharide biosynthesis C-terminal domain-containing protein, translated as MPSKEKIISDTLYVALDTFVIAIAGYLFWSFMGKTLSVFDYGVLTTTLTLYSFFSALFTLNIQEVFGKLIPQYIAMNKENKINDLIKYTAKLITVISTLGILSLLIIFYLKFFEIKFSESIFLCAILLIPGIFYNFLRAIFYGYSLFKKIFFIDLISHGIKPFLAIFLVVIGFTLGGIYAWFFTFIIASVLFFIFINKKFNQIEYENKKFFLENIKSSFIAFISIFLITNFGIIYIGYLDMESAGFWGALIIIGQILLLLPSIIQSAIFPSLSFFVKENSKNVEILLNKSLKYIIITLLPAALCFILFAKQIILLLYKNDYLFITNIIPIQVLSIILYALALINLSVIYSLGYQKIRNYIMFFTGFIALFINLFLISEFLVIGAAISFMITSLIFFILSFFIIKKLNIKLFLNLKKIIKFILVLFFFLICLYIITFTPLFFAIPLLFILLVCYLVILYKIKIVNETDILVLNIIIKKLKYKLCHIRTIKVRRKGLKNKKIIL; from the coding sequence ATGCCTTCCAAAGAAAAAATTATATCAGATACATTATATGTTGCACTTGATACATTTGTAATAGCTATCGCAGGTTATCTATTTTGGTCATTTATGGGAAAAACCTTATCAGTATTTGATTATGGAGTTTTAACAACAACATTAACATTATATAGTTTTTTTTCAGCACTTTTTACTCTTAATATTCAAGAAGTTTTTGGAAAGCTAATACCTCAATATATTGCAATGAATAAAGAAAATAAAATAAATGATTTAATAAAATATACTGCAAAGTTAATAACAGTTATTTCAACATTAGGAATATTGTCTTTATTAATAATATTTTATTTAAAATTTTTTGAAATAAAATTTTCAGAATCTATTTTTTTGTGTGCTATATTACTTATTCCAGGAATTTTTTATAATTTTTTACGTGCAATTTTTTACGGGTATTCATTGTTTAAGAAAATATTTTTTATAGATTTAATATCACATGGAATAAAACCGTTTCTTGCTATATTTCTAGTTGTTATTGGCTTCACACTTGGAGGAATTTATGCCTGGTTTTTTACATTTATTATAGCCTCAGTTTTATTTTTTATTTTCATTAATAAAAAATTTAATCAAATAGAATATGAAAATAAAAAATTTTTTCTTGAAAATATAAAATCAAGCTTTATTGCATTTATTTCTATATTTTTGATTACAAATTTCGGAATAATTTATATAGGATATTTAGATATGGAGTCTGCAGGATTTTGGGGCGCATTAATAATTATAGGACAAATTCTTCTTTTATTACCCTCTATAATACAATCAGCAATTTTTCCTTCTCTTTCGTTTTTTGTAAAAGAAAACTCTAAAAATGTTGAAATTTTACTTAATAAATCTTTAAAATATATTATAATTACTTTACTTCCTGCAGCATTATGTTTTATTCTTTTTGCAAAGCAAATAATTTTATTACTTTATAAGAATGATTATCTTTTCATTACAAATATTATTCCTATACAAGTTCTCTCAATTATTTTATATGCACTTGCATTAATTAATCTTTCAGTTATTTATTCATTAGGATATCAAAAAATAAGAAATTATATAATGTTTTTTACAGGTTTTATAGCTTTATTTATAAATTTATTTTTAATTTCAGAGTTTTTAGTAATAGGTGCTGCTATTTCTTTTATGATTACTTCTTTAATATTTTTTATTCTTTCATTTTTTATAATTAAAAAATTAAATATTAAACTATTTTTGAATTTAAAAAAAATTATTAAATTTATATTGGTATTATTTTTCTTTTTAATATGTCTTTATATTATTACTTTTACACCTTTATTTTTTGCTATCCCTCTTTTATTTATTTTATTAGTCTGTTATTTAGTAATTTTATATAAAATAAAAATAGTAAACGAAACAGATATTTTAGTTTTAAATATTATAATAAAAAAATTAAAGTATAAATTATGTCATATACGTACTATAAAAGTTCGTAGAAAAGGTTTAAAAAATAAAAAAATAATACTTTAA
- a CDS encoding FAD-dependent oxidoreductase — protein MKIAIVGGGIVGSYLAYKLSKKYDVTVFEKNFKQTKKVCSGLISERIWGFIPKNKGIIENEFNKIILYFQHKKIELILKQKLYAFNREKLDNYVFSLAKKSEANYIFNSYISGINDEKLKKFDKIIGCDGAFSSIRRTLKLKDPEMKLGIILYTKEKGNDIEVWSHNSGFFWKIPRKNKIEYGCLAKPNEAKSIFDNFIKKQNIEVEKIYSAYIPCGLIIPKSEKYTLCGDAAGITKPWSGGGIIWSFSAADLLIANFPDFRKYRKHLYNKFLYRQRLGKIANYFVKKINFILPNSINIDIDYII, from the coding sequence ATGAAAATAGCAATTGTTGGTGGTGGAATAGTTGGTTCATATTTAGCTTATAAACTTTCTAAAAAATATGATGTTACGGTTTTTGAGAAAAATTTTAAACAAACGAAAAAAGTTTGTTCAGGTCTTATATCAGAAAGGATTTGGGGATTTATACCAAAAAATAAAGGAATTATTGAAAATGAATTTAATAAAATAATTCTTTACTTTCAACATAAAAAAATAGAATTAATTCTTAAACAAAAACTTTATGCATTTAATAGAGAAAAATTAGATAATTATGTTTTTTCTCTTGCAAAAAAATCTGAAGCAAATTATATTTTTAATTCATATATTTCAGGAATAAATGATGAGAAATTAAAAAAATTTGATAAAATAATAGGTTGTGATGGAGCATTTTCTTCTATAAGGAGAACATTGAAACTTAAAGATCCTGAAATGAAATTAGGAATAATTCTTTATACTAAAGAAAAAGGAAATGATATTGAGGTTTGGTCGCATAATTCAGGCTTTTTTTGGAAAATTCCTAGAAAAAATAAAATAGAGTATGGCTGTTTAGCTAAACCAAATGAAGCAAAATCTATTTTTGATAATTTTATCAAAAAACAAAATATAGAAGTTGAAAAAATTTATTCTGCATATATTCCTTGCGGGCTTATAATTCCCAAATCTGAAAAATATACGCTTTGTGGTGATGCTGCAGGTATAACAAAACCATGGTCTGGTGGAGGAATAATATGGAGTTTTTCTGCAGCTGATTTATTAATTGCTAATTTTCCAGATTTTAGAAAATATAGAAAACATCTATATAATAAATTTTTATATAGACAAAGGCTTGGAAAAATAGCAAATTATTTTGTGAAAAAAATTAATTTCATTTTACCAAATAGTATTAATATTGATATTGATTATATTATTTAA